A region of Lycium barbarum isolate Lr01 chromosome 3, ASM1917538v2, whole genome shotgun sequence DNA encodes the following proteins:
- the LOC132630960 gene encoding uncharacterized protein LOC132630960 — translation MNGAVEAGNKNIKRILRKMTDNYKCWHEQLPYPLLGYWTTARTSTGATPYFLVYGTKAVIPAEVKITSLRNIQEAELDNAEWDKCYSRECSHIKTSTKDNSLPTGKVLVVHKVLSGGAVILAEMDVQECPKIDKTK, via the exons ATGAATGGAGCTGTAGAAGCAGGGAACAAGAATATCAAAaggatattgaggaaaatgacAGATAATTACAAGTGCTGGCATGAACAATTGCCTTATCCGTTGTTGGGATACTGGACAACAGCCCGAACATCAACAGGGGCAACTCCGTACTTTCTTGTCTATGGTACTAAAGCAGTCATACCTGCTGAAGTCAAAATAACGTCACTGAGGAACATTCAAGAAGCAGAATTGGACAATGCAGAATGG GACAAATGTTACTCAAGAGAGTGTTCCCACATCAAGACGAGTACAAAGGATAATTCGCTCCCAACTGGCAAGGTCCTAGTGGTCCACAAAGTACTCTCCGGAGGAGCAGTGatactagcagaaatggatgtCCAAGAGTGCCCCAAG ATAGACAAAACCAAATGA